Proteins encoded within one genomic window of Camelina sativa cultivar DH55 chromosome 19, Cs, whole genome shotgun sequence:
- the LOC104764574 gene encoding regulatory-associated protein of TOR 1-like — translation MALGDLMVSRFSQSSVSLVSNHRYDDDCVSSHDDGDSRRKDSEAKSSSYGNGTTERAATATSMAYLPQTIVLCELRHDASEASSPLGTSEIVLIPKWRLKERMKTGCVALVLCLNITVDPPDVIKISPCARIEAWIDPFSMAPPKALETIGKNLSTQYERWQPRARYKVQLDPTVDEVRKLCLTCRKYAKTERVLFHYNGHGVPKPTANGEIWVFNKSYTQYIPLPISELDSWLKTPSIYVFDCSAARMILNAFAELHDWGSSGSSGSSRDCIILAACDVHETLPQSVEFPADVFTSCLTTPIKMALKWFCRRSLLKEIIDESLIDRIPGRQNDRKTLLGELNWIFTAVTDTIAWNVLPHELFQRLFRQDLLVASLFRNFLLAERIMRSANCNPISHPMLPPTHQHHMWDAWDMAAEICLSHLPQLVVDPSAEFQPSPFFTEQLTAFEVWLDHGSEHKKPPEQLPIVLQVLLSQCHRFRALVLLGRFLDMGSWAVDLALSVGIFPYVLKLLQTTTNELRQILVFIWTKILALDKSCQIDLVKDGGHTYFIRFLDSSGAFPEQRAMAAFVLAVIVDGHRRGQEACLEANLIGVCLGHLEASRPSDPQPEPLFLQWLCLCLGKLWEDFMEAQIMGREANAFEKLAPLLSEPQPEVRAAAVFALGTLLDIGFDSNKSVVEDEFDDDEKIRAEDAIIKSLLDVVSDGSPLVRAEVAVALARFAFGHKQHLKLAAASYWKPQSSSLLTSLPSIAKFHDPGSATIVSLHMSPLTRASTDSQPVAREARISSSPLGSSGLMHGSPLSDDSSLHSDSGIMHDNVSNGAVHQSRLLDNAVYSQCVRAMFALAKDPSPRIASLGRRVLSIIGIEQVVAKPSKPTGRPGEAATTSHTPLAGLARSSSWFDMHAGNLPLSFRTPPVSPPRTNYLSGLRRVCSLEFRPHLLSSPDSGLADPLLGVSGSERSLLPLSTIYSWSCGHFSKPLLGGADASQEIAAKREEKEKFALEHIAKCQHSSISKLNNNPIANWDTRFETGTKTALLHPFSPIVVAADENERIRVWNYEEATLLNGFDNHDFPDKGISKLCLVNELDDSLLLVASCDGSVRIWKNYATKGKQKLVTGFSSIQGQKPGARDLNAVVDWQQQSGYLYASGEVSTVTLWDLEKEQLVRSIPSDSECGVTALSASQVHGGQLAAGFADGSLRLYDVRSPEPLVCATRPHQKVERVVGLSFQPGLDPAKVVSASQAGDIQFLDLRATRDTYLSIDAHRGSLTALAVHRHAPIIASGSAKQLIKVFSLQGEQLGIIRYYPSFMAQKIGSVSCLTFHPYQVLLAAGAADSFVSIYTHDNTQAR, via the exons ATGGCATTAGGAGACTTAATGGTGTCTCGGTTCTCGcaatcttctgtttctttggTCTCCAATCACCGATACGACGACGACTGTGTCTCTAGTCACGATGACGGTGATTCACGGAGGAAAGATTCTGAGGCTAAGAGCAGTAGCTACGGGAATGGTACTACTGAGAGAGCCGCCACCGCCACCAGCATGGCATACTTGCCTCAGACTATTGTGCTCTGCGAGCTTCGACATGACGCATCCGAGGCTTCTTCGCCCTTGGGGACTTCGGAGATTGTATTGATCCCCAAATGGCGGCTTAAAGAACGA aTGAAAACCGGATGTGTAGCTTTAGTTCTGTGTTTGAACATCACTGTTGATCCGCCGGATGTTATAAAGATATCTCCATGTGCTAGAATCGAGGCCTGGATAG ATCCATTTTCCATGGCACCGCCTAAAGCTCTTGAGACAATTGGAAAGAACTTGAGCACTCAGTATGAGAGATGGCAACCAAGG GCTCGGTATAAGGTTCAGCTAGATCCGACGGTAGATGAGGTGAGGAAGCTGTGCTTGACTTGTCGGAAATATGCAAAAACCGAGAGAGTTCTATTCCATTATAATGGGCATGGTGTGCCAAAGCCTACAGCTAATGGTGAAATTTGGGTATTCAACAAG AGTTATACACAGTACATTCCCTTGCCAATCAGTGAGCTTGATTCCTGGTTGAAGACACCCTCCATCTACGTTTTTGACTGCTCTGCTGCTAGGATGATTCTTAATGCCTTTGCTGAG CTTCATGATTGGGGTTCTTCTGGTTCCTCTGGATCCTCAAGGGACTGCATTATACTTGCTGCTTGTGATGTACATGAGACACTTCCTCAGAGCGTTGAATTCCCAGCTGATGTTTTTACGTCTTGCCTCACAACGCCCATTAAAATGGCGTTGAAATG GTTCTGCAGGCGTTCTCTTCTGAAAGAAATCATCGATGAATCACTTATTGACAGGATTCCAGGCCGGCAAAATGACCGTAAGACGTTGTTAGGGGAGTTGAACTGGATTTTCACAGCAGTGACGGATACAATTGCCTGGAATGTGCTGCCTCATG AACTTTTCCAGAGATTATTCAGACAGGACTTGCTGGTCGCCAGCCTTTTCCGAAATTTCTTACTTGCTGAGAGAATAATGCGGTCTGCAAACTGTAATCCAATATCTCACCCTATGCTGCCTCCTACGCATCAACATCATATGTG GGATGCATGGGACATGGCTGCTGAAATCTGTCTTTCTCACCTTCCCCAACTTGTAGTGGACCCAAGCGCAGAGTTCCAG CCAAGTCCCTTTTTTACTGAGCAACTGACAGCTTTTGAGGTGTGGCTTGATCATGGATCTGAGCATAAGAAGCCACCGGAGCAGTTGCCTATTGTCCTCCAG GTGTTACTTAGCCAGTGCCATCGGTTTCGTGCTCTTGTACTTCTTGGAAGATTTCTTGATATGGGTTCATGGGCTGTGGATCTG GCCTTGTCTGTTGGCATATTCCCATATGTGCTGAAGCTTCTGCAAACAACAACGAATGAGCTAAGACAGATTCTGGTTTTCATATGGACAAAAATTCTTGCACTTGATAAG TCATGTCAAATTGATCTTGTGAAGGATGGGGGACATACATATTTCATACGATTTCTAGATAGCTCGGGTGCATTTCCAGAACAACGAGCTATGGCTGCTTTTGTTCTGGCTGTCATTGTTGACGGACATCGACGAGGCCAGGAAGCATGTCTTGAAGCTAATTTAATTGGTGTTTGTCTGGGGCACCTTGAAGCATCCAGACCAAGTGATCCACAGCCAGAACCATTGTTTCTACAATGGCTTTGTCTTTGTCTTGGAAAGTTGTGGGAAGATTTTATGGAGGCCCAAATAATGGGCAGGGAAGCAAATGCTTTTGAAAAGTTGGCACCTCTGCTTTCCGAGCCCCAACCTGAG GTAAGGGCTGCTGCTGTTTTTGCCCTGGGTACCTTACTTGATATTGGGTTTGACTCTAATAAAAGTGTGGTGGAGGatgaatttgatgatgatgaaaagatTAGAGCCGAAGATGCTATCATTAAAAGTCTCTTAGATGTAGTTTCAGATGGGAGTCCACTTGTCCGAGCAGAGGTTGCCGTAG CTCTTGCACGGTTTGCCTTTGGCCACAAACAGCACCTAAAGTTAGCCGCAGCTTCATATTGGAAGCCTCAGTCAAGTTCTTTGCTTACTTCGCTCCCTTCAATAGCTAAATTCCATGATCCTGGGAGTGCAACGATTGTTTCTTTACACATGAGTCCTCTGACCAGAGCTAGCACTGATAGCCAACCAGTGGCTCGTGAGGCTAGGATCTCAAGCAGCCCTCTTGGCTCTTCTGGGCTGATGCATGGATCTCCATTATCTGATGATTCTTCGTTACATTCTGATTCTGGAATTATGCATGACAATGTCAGCAATGGAGCTGTCCATCAGTCTAGACTGTTGGATAATGCTGTTTATTCGCAATGCGTTCGAGCTATGTTTGCATTAGCTAAAGATCCATCTCCACGTATTGCAAGTCTTGGACGGCGTGTTCTCTCTATTATTGGAATCGAACAGGTTGTTGCGAAACCCTCGAAACCCACTGGCCGACCAGGGGAAGCTGCAACGACATCTCACACTCCTCTTGCTGGGCTAGCTCGTTCATCCTCATGGTTTGATATGCACGCAG GTAATCTGCCCTTAAGTTTTAGGACTCCCCCGGTCAGCCCTCCTAGAACAAACTATCTGAGTGGACTGAGGAGAGTTTGTTCGTTAGAGTTCAGGCCTCATCTGTTGAGTTCACCCGACTCAGGATTGGCTGATCCGCTTTTAGGCGTCAGTGGATCTGAACGAAGTTTGCTTCCACTATCAACTATCTACAGCTGGAGTTGTGGCCACTTTTCTAAACCGCTTCTTGGTGGTGCGGATGCTAGTCAAGAAATTGCagccaaaagagaagaaaaagaaaaatttgcacTTGAGCATATTGCAAAATGCCAGCACTCAT CTATTAGCAAGCTCAACAATAATCCTATTGCCAACTGGGATACGAGGTTCGAAACGGGAACAAAGACGGCCCTGCTTCACCCATTCTCTCCTATTGTAGTTGCTGCAGACGAGAATGAACGGATCAG AGTGTGGAACTATGAGGAAGCAACTCTTCTCAATGGCTTTGACAATcatgattttcctgacaaaggAATTTCAAAGCTCTGCCTGGTCAATGAACTTGACGATTCGCTGCTACTTGTTGCGTCAT GCGATGGGTCCGTCCGGATATGGAAAAACTATGCAACAAAGGGTAAACAAAAGCTTGTTACTGGGTTTTCTTCAATCCAGGGTCAGAAGCCCGGTGCACGTGACTTGAACGCAGTCGTGGACTGGCAACAACAGTCTGGTTACCTG TATGCTTCTGGGGAGGTGTCAACGGTCACACTTTGGGACCTGGAGAAAGAACAGCTTGTCAGATCTATTCCATCTGATTCAGAGTGTGGAGTTACAGCACTT TCCGCTTCTCAAGTGCACGGAGGTCAACTTGCTGCTGGTTTTGCCGATGGGTCATTGAGACTCTATGATGTTCGATCACCTGAACC GCTTGTCTGCGCGACTCGGCCTCATCAGAAAGTTGAAAGGGTGGTTGGACTCAGTTTTCAGCCTGGACTTGACCCCGCAAAG GTGGTGAGTGCATCACAGGCCGGTGACATACAGTTTCTTGACCTTAGAGCAACAAGGGACACATACCTGTCAATTGATGCACACAGGGGTTCACTCACGGCCTTAGCTGTTCACAGACACGCTCCAATCATCGCGAGCGGATCTGCAAAACAGCTTATTAAAGTGTTCAGCCTTCAAGGGGAACAACTAGGGATAATCCGATACTACCCGTCCTTCATGGCACAGAAGATTGGTTCAGTGAGTTGCCTCACATTTCATCCGTACCAGGTCCTGCTAGCAGCTGGAGCTGCTGACTCATTCGTCTCCATATACACCCACGACAACACTCAAGCAAGATGA
- the LOC104764577 gene encoding probable L-type lectin-domain containing receptor kinase VI.1, translating to MGISRFITSFMLLLFLILSSNVFKCSVPVDATTAAKFTFKGFKGSQTAIQAEGASTIQHDNGLLRLTDRNHNATGTAFYREPIRLRDYTNSTNFKVCSFSSSFVFVIIPSSPGNGGFGFTFTLSPTPNRPGAESAQYLGLLNRYNNGNKSNHVFALEFDTVQGFKDGADRRGNHIGLNFNNLSSEVQEPLIYYETADRKEDFQLDSGEPIRVHVDYDGSSEILNVTIYPTRLESKPEKPLISRRVSELTGIVEEEMYVGFTAATGKDQSSAHYVMGWSFASCGENPKADWLHLEQLPDPPPPKTSLRDKKGYTSQVVALIVALSIVTVVLLVLLFVFVMYKRQIQEDEILEDWEIDYPHRFKYRDLYLATKRFKESEIIGTGGFGIVYRGNLSSSGPIAVKKITSNSLQGVREFVAEIESLGRLGHKNLVNLQGWCKHKNDLLLVYDYIPNGSLDSLLYRTPRRNGVVLPWDVRFDIIKGIASGLLYLHEEWEQIVIHRDVKASNVLIDEDMNAKLGDFGLARLYERGTLSQTTKVVGTLGYMAPELTRNGKGSTASDVFAFGVLLLEIVCGNRPTNSSGDFFLADWVMEFHANGGILSAVDQKLGSSFNGIEAKLALAVGLLCCHQKPKSRPSMRMVLRYLNGEEDVPRIDENWGFSDSSRDDLGINVVGYVSSDKASTSNTFSSCSEVSSSSYR from the coding sequence ATGGGCATATCAAGATTCATAACCTCCTTCATGCTTTTGCTCTTTCTAATTCTATCATCAAACGTTTTTAAATGTTCTGTTCCTGTTGACGCCACAACAGCAGCAAAATTCACATTCAAAGGTTTCAAAGGAAGCCAAACGGCAATTCAAGCAGAAGGAGCTTCGACAATCCAACACGACAATGGTCTTCTTAGGCTAACTGATCGGAACCACAACGCCACTGGAACAGCGTTTTACCGCGAACCGATTAGATTACGTGACTACACCAACTCAACCAACTTCAAAGTATGTTCCTTTAGCTCCTCTTTTGTCTTTGTCATTATCCCTTCAAGTCCCGGAAACGGTGGTTTTGGATTCACGTTCACACTTTCTCCGACCCCGAATCGTCCCGGAGCCGAATCAGCACAGTATTTAGGGCTTTTGAACAGATACAACAACGGGAACAAATCGAATCACGTGTTCGCTTTGGAATTCGACACGGTACAAGGATTTAAAGACGGTGCCGACAGAAGAGGAAACCACATCGGTCTCAATTTCAACAATCTCTCCTCCGAGGTACAAGAGCCGCTCATCTATTACGAGACCGCTGATCGAAAAGAGGATTTTCAGCTCGATAGCGGCGAACCAATCAGAGTTCACGTCGACTACGACGGATCCAGCGAAATCTTAAACGTTACAATCTATCCGACGCGACTAGAGTCAAAACCCGAAAAGCCTCTGATCTCGCGGCGAGTTTCAGAGCTGACGGGGATCGTGGAGGAGGAAATGTACGTAGGGTTCACAGCCGCGACTGGGAAAGACCAGTCTAGTGCTCACTATGTAATGGGTTGGAGTTTTGCTAGCTGTGGAGAAAACCCAAAGGCGGACTGGCTTCATCTCGAGCAACTTCCTGATCCTCCACCTCCAAAAACAAGCTTGCGTGACAAGAAAGGTTACACTTCTCAAGTCGTTGCTTTGATTGTAGCCCTATCGATCGTTACAGTGGTCTTGCTTGTGTTACTGTTTGTATTTGTCATGTACAAAAGGCAAATCCAAGAGGATGAGATTTTAGAGGATTGGGAGATTGATTATCCTCATAGATTCAAATACAGAGATCTCTACTTAGCAACGAAGAGATTCAAAGAGAGTGAGATCATTGGTACTGGAGGATTTGGGATTGTTTACAGAGGAAACCTATCTTCTTCGGGTCCGATCGCAGTGAAGAAGATAACTTCAAACAGCTTACAAGGTGTTAGAGAATTTGTAGCAGAGATCGAGAGTTTAGGAAGATTAGGGCACAAGAACCTCGTGAATCTTCAAGGATGGTGTAAACACAAAAACGACCTTTTGTTAGTTTATGATTATATTCCCAACGGGAGCCTCGACTCGTTGCTGTACAGAACACCGAGAAGAAACGGCGTTGTTTTGCCGTGGGACGTACGTTTCGATATCATAAAGGGAATCGCGTCGGGTCTGTTGTATCTTCACGAAGAATGGGAACAAATTGTGATTCATAGAGACGTGAAAGCTAGCAATGTTCTTATTGATGAAGATATGAACGCTAAATTAGGAGATTTTGGACTCGCTAGGCTTTATGAACGCGGAACGCTATCGCAAACCACGAAAGTCGTTGGTACTTTAGGTTACATGGCGCCTGAGCTGACACGTAACGGCAAAGGCTCAACCGCGTCTGACGTTTTCGCGTTTGGCGTTTTGTTGTTAGAAATCGTTTGTGGGAATAGACCAACGAACTCATCAGGTGACTTCTTCTTAGCTGATTGGGTCATGGAGTTCCACGCAAATGGTGGGATACTTAGCGCCGTGGATCAGAAACTCGGATCTAGCTTCAATGGCATAGAGGCTAAATTAGCTCTTGCTGTTGGACTACTATGTTGCCATCAGAAACCAAAATCTCGGCCATCGATGAGAATGGTGCTTAGATATTTAAACGGCGAAGAGGATGTTCCACGGATTGATGAAAATTGGGGATTCTCAGATTCTTCGAGGGATGATCTTGGAATAAATGTTGTAGGTTATGTTTCATCCGATAAAGCCTCGACCTCGAATACTTTTTCGTCTTGTTCGGAGGTTTCTTCAAGCTCATATCGTTAG
- the LOC104764578 gene encoding uncharacterized protein LOC104764578 — translation MGIASENFDIEDLKSYGDDLISLLRVKNGFDEISQSSEQLKSLNFASDEDYTEIHGSIQDCKKKLDVCKKKTEEAYLDVSAAEDEIERLQKELDEEIELECKLKDELRVVADELNDLNAQLTSIAEHKNSTKRKARDNLRDEKKLSMYASVTQVIPDIDDPSKISGYMVDREKRVIEKFQFETNEMTAYETCNSIWSIINKL, via the exons ATGGGAATTGCGTCGGAGAATTTTGATATTGAGGATCTGAAGTCTTACGGAGACGATTTAATCAGTTTATTGCGTGTTAAGAATGGTTTTGATGAGATCTCTCAAAGTTCCGAGCAGTTAAAATCTCTCAATTTCGCTTCTGACGAGGATTACACTGAGATACATGGCTCTATTCAAg ATTGTAAGAAGAAGCTCGATGTTTGTAAGAAGAAAACGGAGGAAGCTTATTTAGATGTTTCTGCGGCTGAAGATGAGATTGAACGTCTTCAGAAAGAGCTTGACGAAGAGATTGAACTGGAATGCAAACTTAAAGACGAGCTTAG AGTGGTCGCTGATGAACTCAATGACCTGAATGCTCAATTGACTTCAATTGCTGAACATAAGAACTCCACAAAGAGAAAAGCGCGGGACAACTTGAGAGATGA gAAAAAGCTATCTATGTATGCTTCCGTCACGCAAGTGATACCGGACATTGATGATCCTTCAAAGATCTCAGGCT ATATGGTAGATCGTGAAAAGAGGGTCATCGAGAAGTTTCAATTCGAGACAAATGAGATGACGGCCTACGAGACATGTAACAGTATCTGGAGCATCATCAACAAGCTATAG